Below is a genomic region from Aminiphilus circumscriptus DSM 16581.
AAAAGTCGCCCCTTCTTCAAGTGCCTCGACAACGACACCCTTGTCCCGAAGAAGGCGAACGACCTCGCCGATCCCCGCGAAAACTCCCTCTTCCCGGGCAAAAATCTCCGCCGTGACAGGGGTTTCAAGGAGGCCGCAGGCGCCAAGCACATCCCTGGTCTTTACGAAATAGACATCCGTCGTGTGCCCCGCGAAGATTTCCTCGTGGGTGGCACTGTACAGTCTTTCCGGCGCAACCTGGAGGCGCACTACATCATCCAGGGAATCAAGACGGTCCGAGAACACGGAGGGACTCCTTTACTCCAGCCTTCAACCGGCGAGAAAGACAAGGATCAGAGAGGTCGCCATGAAAATAGCGCACAGAACGACACTCAGCTTGGTGAGTGTCGTAAAACGCTGCCACTGCCCACCGGAAGCATCGGCCTGTGTTCCCCCTCCGAAAATGCCCGAAAAACCTCCTGTTTTTCGCTGCTGCAGCAATACGGCTCCCATGAGAGCCACACAGACCACGATATGAAAGATGCTCAGGAGAACCTTCACTTTCCCCTACCCCCTAGAAAAAATCACGATTGGACGCAAGAAGTTATTCTAGCACAGTCCGATTGAAAAGCATATCCTTCATGTGGAATACCGCCCTGGCTCTGTGGGAAATTCGAGCTTTCACGTCTTCCCCCAAGAGTCCGAAACTCTTTTCGTATCCGTCTGGGATGAAGATCGGGTCGTAGCCGAATCCGCGCTCTCCCTGGGGGACATGCGCGATGCTTCCCGTACAAACGCCCCGAGAGAGAAAAAAACAACCCTCCTCCGGAAAAAAACAGGCCAACGCGGCGACGAATCGCGCAGTCCGCGTCGTCTGTCCGCCAAGACGCTCCAGAAGCCACGCGATACGCTCCTTGTCGGAAGGGGCGACCCGCGCCGAGAGAAGCCCCGGTCCCCAAGCAAGCGCCTCGACTTCGAGCCCACTGTCGTCCCCAAGAGCGGGCAAACGGACCTCTTCCGCCCAAGCCCGGGCTTTCAGCAAGGCGTTGGCACTGTAACTGTCCCCTGTCTCCTCCACGGCAAGAGCGGAGAAGTCTCCGCCGAACAGGAGTTCCACGGGAAAATCCTGAAAAAGGAACCGCATCTCCTCGAATTTCTGTCTGTTCCGGCTCGCAAAAACAATGCGCCTGGTCATGAACGAAAAGGCACCCGTTCTTCCGTCGTCAAGGCGAGAGCGTTCTGCTGCAGTGCAATGAGCGACAGGATGCTCCGCTCCGTCGCGACAAGGAGTTCCTGAAGGTCGTTCTTCGAGAAAGGACCTGTCTCACCGGTTCCCTGGATCTCCACAAATTCTCCGGCCTCCGTCATCACTACATTGCAGTCCAGATCGGCGCGACTGTCTTCAGCGTAACACAGATCCATCAACAGGGCACCGTCCACCTTTCCGGCACTCACGGCTGCGATAAAATGGCGCAGCGGAAGAGCGGCAAGCATCCCTCGATCCCGAAGAGTTCGAAGTGCATCCACAAGTGCGACGAATCCCCCCGTTATCGCCGCCGTTCGTGTTCCGCCATCGGCCTGCAGGACATCGCAATCCACGACGACAGTCCTTTCGCCCATTGCGGAAAGATTCACTCCGGCGCGCAGAGAGCGTCCGATGAGACGCTGAATCTCGCTGCTCCGCCCTCCAACGCCGCCACGGACGGCATCACGAACAGTACGCGTCGCAGTCGCCCTGGGAAGCATGGCGTATTCGGCGGTAACCCAGCCGCTTCCGCTTCCTCGGAGAAAGGGGGGAACCTTTTCCTCCACCGAAGCCGTACAGAGAACACGCGTCTCGCCGAAGGAAATCAGCGCGGAACCCTCGGCATAGCGGTTGACGTTCCTCTCGATCGTCACGACCCGCAGGTCGAAAGGGCCTCTCCCGTCATCCCGGAACATGGAGACTCCCGGCTTGTTCGTGTCGCACACGCCCGCACCCCTCCCTCTCCGTCACGACGACGGAGCGAGAGTCCACGGAACGGTGAGATCCACGGGCTGTCGATCCGTCGCTTCCTTGCCGTTCACAAGAATACGCACCTGGGACAGGGGCGGAAAACCCTCCGTAACGGTTCGGACAAGACCGGTCATGACGAGAGCCCCCTGTTGGGAGGGCAACGCCTTCACGGCTGTGAGAAATGCATCGCTCACGTCGAGATACAACATGTCTCCGGCGCGGAAAACATGCAGAACACGCAGCGTGTCCCCCGCTCCGTTCTGCCCGCGAAGCGGTTCGAGCGCCACGTCGAGAACCTGTCGCAGGTCTTCCTCCAGAACACCGGGAACCAGGGGCACTTCCTTCTGTGCAAGCCCTTCCGCCCCCATCACGTACGCTTTATAGACCGTTCTGCGCACGGCCACGTCTTTGCTCGTCACATCCTGCTCCATGAGTGCCTTCACTTCCGCGGGAGTCTGCACGACGTCACGTTGTGCCAGGAGGCCTTTCTTGTCGATCCATTTCAGCCCCCCGCTGGCCACGAGATATCCCACACCAAAACAGATAACCGCAAGAGATGTCCATGCGAGAAAACGAAGCGGCCAAGGGGCTTTCCGCGGCGCCTCCTCGCGATGGTCTGTTCCTCCCGAAGCCCGACGGGGCGGGGGGGGAAGCAGAATTCCCTCTTCGTCCTCCTCTTGCCATTTCTGTTCCCTGTCGTTCATGACGCTCCCTCCGATTCCATCAAGACCCTTCGCCGCCTTTTCCGACAGGCCTCCCGTCGATTCCACCGCATCATTTCCGCAGTGCGGACATCATTTGGGAGGAATGTAGGCGACGATTCCCGACACGAGCGAATCCGCGATTTTCTCCTGATAGGCGTCCGTGGCGAGACGTTTCGCTTCGCTGCGCTCGGTGAGAAATCCCATTTCCACCAAGACCGAGGGCATCCCCGCACCCCGAAGAACGAAAAACGGGGCCTGTGCCACGCGGCGCATGGG
It encodes:
- the secG gene encoding preprotein translocase subunit SecG; its protein translation is MKVLLSIFHIVVCVALMGAVLLQQRKTGGFSGIFGGGTQADASGGQWQRFTTLTKLSVVLCAIFMATSLILVFLAG
- the rdgB gene encoding RdgB/HAM1 family non-canonical purine NTP pyrophosphatase, giving the protein MTRRIVFASRNRQKFEEMRFLFQDFPVELLFGGDFSALAVEETGDSYSANALLKARAWAEEVRLPALGDDSGLEVEALAWGPGLLSARVAPSDKERIAWLLERLGGQTTRTARFVAALACFFPEEGCFFLSRGVCTGSIAHVPQGERGFGYDPIFIPDGYEKSFGLLGEDVKARISHRARAVFHMKDMLFNRTVLE
- the rph gene encoding ribonuclease PH — encoded protein: MFRDDGRGPFDLRVVTIERNVNRYAEGSALISFGETRVLCTASVEEKVPPFLRGSGSGWVTAEYAMLPRATATRTVRDAVRGGVGGRSSEIQRLIGRSLRAGVNLSAMGERTVVVDCDVLQADGGTRTAAITGGFVALVDALRTLRDRGMLAALPLRHFIAAVSAGKVDGALLMDLCYAEDSRADLDCNVVMTEAGEFVEIQGTGETGPFSKNDLQELLVATERSILSLIALQQNALALTTEERVPFRS
- a CDS encoding GerMN domain-containing protein — encoded protein: MNDREQKWQEEDEEGILLPPPPRRASGGTDHREEAPRKAPWPLRFLAWTSLAVICFGVGYLVASGGLKWIDKKGLLAQRDVVQTPAEVKALMEQDVTSKDVAVRRTVYKAYVMGAEGLAQKEVPLVPGVLEEDLRQVLDVALEPLRGQNGAGDTLRVLHVFRAGDMLYLDVSDAFLTAVKALPSQQGALVMTGLVRTVTEGFPPLSQVRILVNGKEATDRQPVDLTVPWTLAPSS